A stretch of the Denticeps clupeoides chromosome 6, fDenClu1.1, whole genome shotgun sequence genome encodes the following:
- the sptbn4a gene encoding spectrin beta chain, non-erythrocytic 4 isoform X2, which translates to MLMARDGAGDEAQRLHRKWMKHQAFMAELARNKEWLAKIEQEGKELIQEQPELQSVVQQKLEEMRECWNHLESTTKAKARQLFETQNHRTSGEQSTKTFSDLDQQLSQLQQQPPRLASTATSSTPPVLLQARPTFSQQLQRIQSMENQMLRGVSHLGGDLSDLAGAELQSGLLRSRVEEHPEETRICRLIEPLKERRRILLASKELHQVSQDLEDEILWLQECLPLASSTEYGTSLQTVQHLMKKNEVLQVELQSRREHLEEVLERAGAVAALRTPEVELVREGAEHVRQLWELLLVEMERRTLMLEASCHAQQYYTQAAKVESWLSDQKLKVINEEKGTDEASTLKLLKEQLALEQTVEGYAETVSFLSQQCRKMLELGHPESERITKQQSHIDRLYVSLKDLVEQRKAKLEQQYWLYQLKHEVESLEKWISERETVASSTELGQNLDHVTILQEQFTQFTTETRAIGQRQMESVNKMVNEMIDCGHSDAATIAEWKDGLNESWADLQELMETRSQMLAASHQLHKFFTDCQEVLVQIEGKMQQLPEVRACQMSSANPGGLQRLLHSFEHSLQLLVTQVRHLQENAAQLRAIYAGERADAILCREQEVMHAWKELLAACEGSRVQVSTVTDKIQFLAMVRELSMWMDGIMGQIGPSPEDARDISAVETMMSQHQSLKAKMEAKSKSFMHCVEMGKMLLAARNPANEEVKEKLELVIAKQKDMNDRWDQHWEKLQHKKLKFQTAQQPQTEKVWLTSKEPIISPISPRESVSSVAGASGVGGADEVEQLIRRHEAFRKAAATWKEHFSSLRQAEKLKEEQSRQATSSSLLSRQMFPLSCLVQSTSSSSSSSPLLRQSFQEQLEAKAGSDLPISATHSLSQRLSSPLGAYSTVMNGSTYHGLNPQSGVGLMDNSGYHGLQQQGGLGVDSYLGLSHPVMAAGVTEPKMAYAWQHLKSDCLQPKINHIHKAVPLLLETHHAQQQRGEMSPGIGIDPCLELLHGRLQRDPRGSRSDPQMDHLRREREYRLGRQTSSEQEIQARLNELPLIVRQERYRRRLERQSSSEQEQGSGKQRLQRQESSDQESGKEPSDKRSVEKRSTMAEIVEQVQEREAAHARGEVYRPPSSLSAPVGRLDRPRARDRPKPRRRPRPKEPEETRRSRSAPAQSAPPVPKIPSHTVQQEGFLYRKHEPEGKERSPNSKSWVNLYCVLSKGQIGFYKDARNTNTSYNDEPLLNLGICTCDSTNGYKKKKNVFILRTNDPDEYIFLAKDEEDQKRWVSSINTSLNEHEEIAKWEKPHPTTSSTDADKSERKERSEGADRSEGADRSEKGDGSEKIDISERGAGGDQGSSTSGRSK; encoded by the exons ATGCTCATGGCCCGAGATGGAGCCGGAGACGAGGCCCAGCGGCTGCACAGGAAGTGGATGAAGCACCAGGCCTTCATGGCCGAGCTGGCCCGCAACAAAGAATGGCTGGCCAAGATCGAGCAG gaaggCAAAgagctgatccaggaacagccaGAGTTGCAATCTGTCGTCCAacagaagctggaggagatgaGAGAATGCTGGAACCACCTGGAGAGCACCACAAAAGCCAAGGCTCGGCAGCTGTTTGAGACCCAGAACCACCGGACCTCTGGCGAGCAATCCACCAAGACCTTCAGTGACCTGGACCAGCAGCTTtcacagctgcagcagcagccaccCCGGCTGGCAAGCACAGCCACCTCCTCCACCCCGCCTGTGCTCCTGCAGGCCAGGCCCACCTTCAGTCAGCAGCTGCAGAGGATACAG AGTATGGAGAATCAGATGCTGAGGGGTGTGAGTCACCTGGGTGGAGACCTGTCCGACTTGGCTGGAGCCGAACTTCAGAGCGGCCTGTTAAGGAGCAGGGTAGAGGAGCATCCAGAGGAGACTCGCATCTGCCGTCTCATCGAGCCGCTGAAGGAGCGCCGGCGCATCCTACTGGCCTCCAAAGAGCTTCACCAAGTCAGCCAAGATCTGGAGGATGAGATT CTTTGGCTGCAGGAATGTCTACCCCTGGCCTCGTCTACAGAATATGGGACCAGTCTGCAGACTGTACAGCACCTGATGAAGAAAAATGAG GTACTGCAAGTGGAGCTACAGAGTCGGCGGGAGCATttggaggaggtgctggagagGGCAGGAGCAGTAGCTGCCCTACGGACGCCCGAGGTGGAGCTGGTACGGGAGGGGGCGGAGCACGTGCGACAGCTGTGGGAGTTGTTGCTGGTGGAGATGGAGCGACGCACACTGATGCTGGAGGCTTCATGCCATGCCCAGCAGTATTACACACAGGCCGCCAAGGTTGAGTCATGGCTCAGTGACCAGAAGCTTAAAGTTATCAATGAGGAGAAGGGCACG GATGAAGCCAGCACGCTGAAACTCCTGAAGGAGCAACTGGCACTTGAACAGACAGTGGAGGGCTATGCTGAGACGGTCAGCTTCCTGTCTCAGCAGTGTCGCAAAATGCTGGAGCTTGGCCACCCAGAGAG TGAACGTATCACCAAGCAGCAGTCACACATAGACCGCCTGTATGTCTCCCTGAAGGACCTGGTGGAACAGAGGAAGGCCAAGCTTGAGCAGCAGTACTGGCTCTATCAGCTGAAGCATGAAGTGGAGAGCCTAGAGAAGTGGATCTCAGAGCGAGAGACGGTCGCCAGCTCCACTGAGCTGGGCCAGAACCTGGACCATGTCACG ATACTGCAAGAGCAGTTCACCCAGTTCACCACTGAGACTCGAGCCATTGGCCAGCGACAGATGGAGTCGGTGAATAAGATGGTGAATGAGATGATCGACTGCGGACACTCTGATGCTGCCACCATTGCAGAATGGAAGGACGGCCTCAATGAATCCTGGGCTGACTTGCAGGAACTGATGGAAACCCGAAGTCAGATGCTTGCTGCCTCCCACCAGCTTCATAAGTTTTTTACCGACTGTCAAGAG GTTTTAGTTCAAATAGAGGGGAAGATGCAGCAGCTCCCAGAGGTGCGGGCGTGTCAAATGAGCTCTGCAAACCCTGGAGGTCTTCAGAGGCTGCTGCACTCATTTGAGCACTCGCTCCAGCTGCTGGTGACACAG gTGCGACATTTGCAGGAGAATGCTGCCCAGCTGAGGGCCATATacgctggggagagggctgatGCCATCCTCTGTCGAGAGCAGGAAGTGATGCATGCATGGAAGGAGCTGCTGGCTGCCTGCGAAGGGAGCCGTGTGCAGGTCTCCACAGTAACAGACAAGATTCAGTTCCTTGCCATGGTCCGAGAGCTCAGCATGTGGATGGATGGCATTATGGGACAGATTGGACCATCACCAGAGGATGCACG AGATATATCAGCTGTAGAAACAATGATGTCACAACATCAGAGTCTGAAAGCCAAAATGGAGGCCAAGAGTAAGAGCTTCATGCACTGTGTGGAGATGGGCAAGATGCTGCTGGCAGCCCGCAACCCAGCTAATGAAGAG GTTAAAGAAAAATTAGAACTCGTCATCGCTAAACAGAAAGACATGAATGATCGATGGGACCAGCACTgggaaaaactgcagcaca AAAAACTGAAGTTTCAAACTGCTCAGCAGCCACAAACAGAGAAGGTGTGGCTCACCTCCAAAGAGCCAATCATTAGTCCCATCAGCCCACGGGAGAGTGTGAGCAGCGTAGCTGGGGCTAGTGGAGTGGGTGGAGCAGACGAGGTGGAGCAGCTGATCCGTCGACATGAGGCATTCCGCAAAGCAGCTGCCACATGGAAAGAGCACTTCAGCTCCTTACGCCAG GCAGAGAAATTAAAGGAGGAACAAAGTAGGCAGGCAACATCGTCGTCACTGCTCAGCAGGCAGATGTTCCCCCTGTCCTGCTTGGTTCAGAGCACGTCttcctcctcgtcttcctccccACTCCTCAGACAGAGTTTTCAGGAACAGCTGGAAGCCAAGGCAGGGTCAGACCTGCCAATAAGCGCAACACACTCCCTTTCGCAGAGACTAAGCTCCCCTCTGGGCGCATACAGCACTGTCATGAATGGATCCACCTACCATGGGCTGAACCCGCAAAGTGGTGTGGGACTTATGGACAATTCAGGTTACCATGGGCTACAACAACAGGGCGGATTAGGGGTAGACAGCTACCTTGGGCTCAGCCATCCAGTCATGGCAGCTGGGGTGACTGAGCCCAAGATGGCCTACGCATGGCAGCACTTGAAGTCTGACTGCCTGCAGCCTAAGATCAACCACATCCATAAAGCTGTGCCACTGCTACTGGAGACCCACCACGCCCAGCAGCAAAGAGGCGAAATGAGCCCTGGCATTGGAATTGACCCCTGCCTAGAGCTGTTGCATGGGAGGCTTCAGAGGGACCCCCGCGGCAGCCGGTCCGACCCACAGATGGACCACCTACGGCGAGAGCGCGAGTATAGGTTGGGCCGTCAAACCTCCAGTGAGCAGGAGATTCAAGCACGGCTGAATGAGCTGCCACTCATAGTGCGGCAGGAGCGCTACCGCAGGCGGCTGGAGCGCCAGTCATCCAGCGAGCAGGAGCAGGGCAGTGGCAAACAGCGGCTTCAGCGGCAGGAGTCCAGTGACCAGGAGTCTGGAAAAGAGCCATCTGACAAGCGATCtgt ggagaagcgatccactatggccGAAATTGTGGAGCAGGTCCAGGAACGAGAGGCTGCTCAC GCACGAGGAGAAGTGTACCGCCCTCCAAGCAGTCTCTCAGCACCCGTTGGCCGACTAGATCGCCCTCGCGCCAGGGACCGTCCCAAACCTCGGCGGAGGCCACGTCCCAAAGAGCCAGAAGAGACCCGACGTTCACGCTCAGCACCAGCCCAGAGTGCCCCGCCTGTGCCTAAGATCCCCTCCCACACCGTCCAGCAGGAGGGCTTCCTCTATCGCAAACATGAACCTGAAGGGAAAGAGCGGAGCCCCAACAG TAAATCTTGGGTGAacctgtactgtgtgctgtccaAAGGCCAAATTGGATTCTACAAGGACGCCAGGAACACAAACACGTCATACAATGATGAACCTCTACTCAACCTTGGCATCTGCACCTGTGACAGCACCAACGgatacaaaaagaagaaaaatgtcttcattcTCAG AACCAACGATCCAGATGAATATATCTTCCTTGCCAAGGATGAG GAGGATCAGAAACGTTGGGTATCCAGCATCAACACTAGTCTGAATGAGCATGAGGAGATTGCCAAGTGGGAGAAGCCACATCCCACCACATCATCAACCGATGCCGACAAATCAGAGCGCAAGGAGCGATCAGAGGGGGCAGACCGCTCGGAAGGAGCCGACCGCTCAGAGAAAGGCGATGGTTCTGAGAAGATTGATATCTCGGAGCGAGGGGCAGGTGGCGATCAGGGTTCTAGCACCTCTGGCAGAAGCAAATGA
- the sptbn4a gene encoding spectrin beta chain, non-erythrocytic 4 isoform X1, whose product MLMARDGAGDEAQRLHRKWMKHQAFMAELARNKEWLAKIEQEGKELIQEQPELQSVVQQKLEEMRECWNHLESTTKAKARQLFETQNHRTSGEQSTKTFSDLDQQLSQLQQQPPRLASTATSSTPPVLLQARPTFSQQLQRIQSMENQMLRGVSHLGGDLSDLAGAELQSGLLRSRVEEHPEETRICRLIEPLKERRRILLASKELHQVSQDLEDEILWLQECLPLASSTEYGTSLQTVQHLMKKNEVLQVELQSRREHLEEVLERAGAVAALRTPEVELVREGAEHVRQLWELLLVEMERRTLMLEASCHAQQYYTQAAKVESWLSDQKLKVINEEKGTDEASTLKLLKEQLALEQTVEGYAETVSFLSQQCRKMLELGHPESERITKQQSHIDRLYVSLKDLVEQRKAKLEQQYWLYQLKHEVESLEKWISERETVASSTELGQNLDHVTILQEQFTQFTTETRAIGQRQMESVNKMVNEMIDCGHSDAATIAEWKDGLNESWADLQELMETRSQMLAASHQLHKFFTDCQEVLVQIEGKMQQLPEVRACQMSSANPGGLQRLLHSFEHSLQLLVTQVRHLQENAAQLRAIYAGERADAILCREQEVMHAWKELLAACEGSRVQVSTVTDKIQFLAMVRELSMWMDGIMGQIGPSPEDARDISAVETMMSQHQSLKAKMEAKSKSFMHCVEMGKMLLAARNPANEEVKEKLELVIAKQKDMNDRWDQHWEKLQHSTEKLKFQTAQQPQTEKVWLTSKEPIISPISPRESVSSVAGASGVGGADEVEQLIRRHEAFRKAAATWKEHFSSLRQAEKLKEEQSRQATSSSLLSRQMFPLSCLVQSTSSSSSSSPLLRQSFQEQLEAKAGSDLPISATHSLSQRLSSPLGAYSTVMNGSTYHGLNPQSGVGLMDNSGYHGLQQQGGLGVDSYLGLSHPVMAAGVTEPKMAYAWQHLKSDCLQPKINHIHKAVPLLLETHHAQQQRGEMSPGIGIDPCLELLHGRLQRDPRGSRSDPQMDHLRREREYRLGRQTSSEQEIQARLNELPLIVRQERYRRRLERQSSSEQEQGSGKQRLQRQESSDQESGKEPSDKRSVEKRSTMAEIVEQVQEREAAHARGEVYRPPSSLSAPVGRLDRPRARDRPKPRRRPRPKEPEETRRSRSAPAQSAPPVPKIPSHTVQQEGFLYRKHEPEGKERSPNSKSWVNLYCVLSKGQIGFYKDARNTNTSYNDEPLLNLGICTCDSTNGYKKKKNVFILRTNDPDEYIFLAKDEEDQKRWVSSINTSLNEHEEIAKWEKPHPTTSSTDADKSERKERSEGADRSEGADRSEKGDGSEKIDISERGAGGDQGSSTSGRSK is encoded by the exons ATGCTCATGGCCCGAGATGGAGCCGGAGACGAGGCCCAGCGGCTGCACAGGAAGTGGATGAAGCACCAGGCCTTCATGGCCGAGCTGGCCCGCAACAAAGAATGGCTGGCCAAGATCGAGCAG gaaggCAAAgagctgatccaggaacagccaGAGTTGCAATCTGTCGTCCAacagaagctggaggagatgaGAGAATGCTGGAACCACCTGGAGAGCACCACAAAAGCCAAGGCTCGGCAGCTGTTTGAGACCCAGAACCACCGGACCTCTGGCGAGCAATCCACCAAGACCTTCAGTGACCTGGACCAGCAGCTTtcacagctgcagcagcagccaccCCGGCTGGCAAGCACAGCCACCTCCTCCACCCCGCCTGTGCTCCTGCAGGCCAGGCCCACCTTCAGTCAGCAGCTGCAGAGGATACAG AGTATGGAGAATCAGATGCTGAGGGGTGTGAGTCACCTGGGTGGAGACCTGTCCGACTTGGCTGGAGCCGAACTTCAGAGCGGCCTGTTAAGGAGCAGGGTAGAGGAGCATCCAGAGGAGACTCGCATCTGCCGTCTCATCGAGCCGCTGAAGGAGCGCCGGCGCATCCTACTGGCCTCCAAAGAGCTTCACCAAGTCAGCCAAGATCTGGAGGATGAGATT CTTTGGCTGCAGGAATGTCTACCCCTGGCCTCGTCTACAGAATATGGGACCAGTCTGCAGACTGTACAGCACCTGATGAAGAAAAATGAG GTACTGCAAGTGGAGCTACAGAGTCGGCGGGAGCATttggaggaggtgctggagagGGCAGGAGCAGTAGCTGCCCTACGGACGCCCGAGGTGGAGCTGGTACGGGAGGGGGCGGAGCACGTGCGACAGCTGTGGGAGTTGTTGCTGGTGGAGATGGAGCGACGCACACTGATGCTGGAGGCTTCATGCCATGCCCAGCAGTATTACACACAGGCCGCCAAGGTTGAGTCATGGCTCAGTGACCAGAAGCTTAAAGTTATCAATGAGGAGAAGGGCACG GATGAAGCCAGCACGCTGAAACTCCTGAAGGAGCAACTGGCACTTGAACAGACAGTGGAGGGCTATGCTGAGACGGTCAGCTTCCTGTCTCAGCAGTGTCGCAAAATGCTGGAGCTTGGCCACCCAGAGAG TGAACGTATCACCAAGCAGCAGTCACACATAGACCGCCTGTATGTCTCCCTGAAGGACCTGGTGGAACAGAGGAAGGCCAAGCTTGAGCAGCAGTACTGGCTCTATCAGCTGAAGCATGAAGTGGAGAGCCTAGAGAAGTGGATCTCAGAGCGAGAGACGGTCGCCAGCTCCACTGAGCTGGGCCAGAACCTGGACCATGTCACG ATACTGCAAGAGCAGTTCACCCAGTTCACCACTGAGACTCGAGCCATTGGCCAGCGACAGATGGAGTCGGTGAATAAGATGGTGAATGAGATGATCGACTGCGGACACTCTGATGCTGCCACCATTGCAGAATGGAAGGACGGCCTCAATGAATCCTGGGCTGACTTGCAGGAACTGATGGAAACCCGAAGTCAGATGCTTGCTGCCTCCCACCAGCTTCATAAGTTTTTTACCGACTGTCAAGAG GTTTTAGTTCAAATAGAGGGGAAGATGCAGCAGCTCCCAGAGGTGCGGGCGTGTCAAATGAGCTCTGCAAACCCTGGAGGTCTTCAGAGGCTGCTGCACTCATTTGAGCACTCGCTCCAGCTGCTGGTGACACAG gTGCGACATTTGCAGGAGAATGCTGCCCAGCTGAGGGCCATATacgctggggagagggctgatGCCATCCTCTGTCGAGAGCAGGAAGTGATGCATGCATGGAAGGAGCTGCTGGCTGCCTGCGAAGGGAGCCGTGTGCAGGTCTCCACAGTAACAGACAAGATTCAGTTCCTTGCCATGGTCCGAGAGCTCAGCATGTGGATGGATGGCATTATGGGACAGATTGGACCATCACCAGAGGATGCACG AGATATATCAGCTGTAGAAACAATGATGTCACAACATCAGAGTCTGAAAGCCAAAATGGAGGCCAAGAGTAAGAGCTTCATGCACTGTGTGGAGATGGGCAAGATGCTGCTGGCAGCCCGCAACCCAGCTAATGAAGAG GTTAAAGAAAAATTAGAACTCGTCATCGCTAAACAGAAAGACATGAATGATCGATGGGACCAGCACTgggaaaaactgcagcaca GTACAGAAAAACTGAAGTTTCAAACTGCTCAGCAGCCACAAACAGAGAAGGTGTGGCTCACCTCCAAAGAGCCAATCATTAGTCCCATCAGCCCACGGGAGAGTGTGAGCAGCGTAGCTGGGGCTAGTGGAGTGGGTGGAGCAGACGAGGTGGAGCAGCTGATCCGTCGACATGAGGCATTCCGCAAAGCAGCTGCCACATGGAAAGAGCACTTCAGCTCCTTACGCCAG GCAGAGAAATTAAAGGAGGAACAAAGTAGGCAGGCAACATCGTCGTCACTGCTCAGCAGGCAGATGTTCCCCCTGTCCTGCTTGGTTCAGAGCACGTCttcctcctcgtcttcctccccACTCCTCAGACAGAGTTTTCAGGAACAGCTGGAAGCCAAGGCAGGGTCAGACCTGCCAATAAGCGCAACACACTCCCTTTCGCAGAGACTAAGCTCCCCTCTGGGCGCATACAGCACTGTCATGAATGGATCCACCTACCATGGGCTGAACCCGCAAAGTGGTGTGGGACTTATGGACAATTCAGGTTACCATGGGCTACAACAACAGGGCGGATTAGGGGTAGACAGCTACCTTGGGCTCAGCCATCCAGTCATGGCAGCTGGGGTGACTGAGCCCAAGATGGCCTACGCATGGCAGCACTTGAAGTCTGACTGCCTGCAGCCTAAGATCAACCACATCCATAAAGCTGTGCCACTGCTACTGGAGACCCACCACGCCCAGCAGCAAAGAGGCGAAATGAGCCCTGGCATTGGAATTGACCCCTGCCTAGAGCTGTTGCATGGGAGGCTTCAGAGGGACCCCCGCGGCAGCCGGTCCGACCCACAGATGGACCACCTACGGCGAGAGCGCGAGTATAGGTTGGGCCGTCAAACCTCCAGTGAGCAGGAGATTCAAGCACGGCTGAATGAGCTGCCACTCATAGTGCGGCAGGAGCGCTACCGCAGGCGGCTGGAGCGCCAGTCATCCAGCGAGCAGGAGCAGGGCAGTGGCAAACAGCGGCTTCAGCGGCAGGAGTCCAGTGACCAGGAGTCTGGAAAAGAGCCATCTGACAAGCGATCtgt ggagaagcgatccactatggccGAAATTGTGGAGCAGGTCCAGGAACGAGAGGCTGCTCAC GCACGAGGAGAAGTGTACCGCCCTCCAAGCAGTCTCTCAGCACCCGTTGGCCGACTAGATCGCCCTCGCGCCAGGGACCGTCCCAAACCTCGGCGGAGGCCACGTCCCAAAGAGCCAGAAGAGACCCGACGTTCACGCTCAGCACCAGCCCAGAGTGCCCCGCCTGTGCCTAAGATCCCCTCCCACACCGTCCAGCAGGAGGGCTTCCTCTATCGCAAACATGAACCTGAAGGGAAAGAGCGGAGCCCCAACAG TAAATCTTGGGTGAacctgtactgtgtgctgtccaAAGGCCAAATTGGATTCTACAAGGACGCCAGGAACACAAACACGTCATACAATGATGAACCTCTACTCAACCTTGGCATCTGCACCTGTGACAGCACCAACGgatacaaaaagaagaaaaatgtcttcattcTCAG AACCAACGATCCAGATGAATATATCTTCCTTGCCAAGGATGAG GAGGATCAGAAACGTTGGGTATCCAGCATCAACACTAGTCTGAATGAGCATGAGGAGATTGCCAAGTGGGAGAAGCCACATCCCACCACATCATCAACCGATGCCGACAAATCAGAGCGCAAGGAGCGATCAGAGGGGGCAGACCGCTCGGAAGGAGCCGACCGCTCAGAGAAAGGCGATGGTTCTGAGAAGATTGATATCTCGGAGCGAGGGGCAGGTGGCGATCAGGGTTCTAGCACCTCTGGCAGAAGCAAATGA